One Novipirellula galeiformis genomic window, GTAGTTGTTTTCCGGGACTTGCCTTCTCTCCAACAAACATCGACGACAGCAGGACGACCGTTGAGACCGCAAAGACCGTCGTGGGCACCAACACAATTCGCCAACCGCATGTTTTTGCGATGACAAATAAGAACAGCGGGGCAAGAACCACTGGATACAACTTTGCACCAACGGCTAACGCGAGCACGACGCCGATGAGTCCCAGGTAAATAAGTCGGGCAAGCTTCCAATTCGCCGTTTTCTCTTCATCGCAGCTTGGTAGCCTATGCCAGAGAAGAAACCGCACAACGAAATAGACGGCAAGTGTTGTCACGAACACGGCCACGGCATCCAAATGCCCGCTGTTGGCCACTTCTTTCATCAGCAACGGGCACCACGCGTAAATCACGCAAAGACTCGCCGGCTTCTTGCACAAACGAAGCAACGCAATCACCACGAACAACGTGGCAATATCAAAGCCGATGAACCAAGCCTTCATAATGAACAGCCGCGTCAGCAACGATGCCTCCCCAGGGGTGGTCAGGCTAGCGGCCGCGAAGACCGCTTGGCTGGTCGGCGGATAGATTGTCGGCAAATCGGGGAAATGCACTCGTCTGAGAATCTCCGCGAGCGCTGGATGGTGATCACGCAGCGCGACAAGGCGTTCCAAACTTGCATCCCCCGTCGTCGCCAGATCGGCTGAGCTGACTTGTTCGGGACTGAATCGGAATGGACTCACGCCAGCCGTCGAAACCGTTCCATCCCAAAGGTAGCGATAGATGTCGACTTCTTGGATTGGCAGCGAGAACAACATCACGACACGAAACACGATCGCCGTCGCAATCAGCAACTTCAACGTCGGTCGGCTCTCAGGCGCCCGCCAGGCAATTCGGATCGCAACCAGATACGCTGCGAAGGCGACCGCAAACAGGCATAACACGCCGATGATCGGACGATCCGTCGCCACGCTGCCAAAGTCAAACCGCCAACTGAGCAGCGATATTGATCCATACAGGCACGTCGACAGTACAGCGAGAATTGTCAGCGCACCGACGCTCGCTTTGGAGCCCGACTGACGACTGAGCACTCCCATCGATTCGCCTGTCACGCTTCCACTCGCCGGTGCACCCGTAGCGAGCTCGGCTGAGTCTTTCGGCTTCGCATTCCGTATCGAGCAATCGTGTAGAGAATCTTGTATCCCGCTTTGAAGCTTCCGCTAAGCGTCCCACTGATCTTGCTGGTTCCAATGCGATTGCGGTAGGGCACGGGAATCTCTAAATGGCGGAGCCCCGCGCGGGCGGCTTTGATTTGCATTTCAATCGTCCATCCGAAATTCTCGTCCTCCATTCCCAGCGTGCAAAGCTTGGCGTAGTCGATGGCACGGAACGGACCAAGGTCGGTGTATCGCACACCAAACAAGATTCTCATCAAGAAACAGGCTAGTTTGTTGCCATACACGCTCTGCGGTGGCATCGCCCCCGGTTCACGCTCGCCGAGCAATCGCGATCCTAAAACAAAGTCGGCTTCACCTGATTGGATCGGTGCAATCAATTCAGGCAGCATGTCGGCGTGGTCGCTGAAGTCTGCATCCACGAAAACAACGATTTGCGGCGGTGCCTCGCCATGCTCGATCTTCGCTGCAATTGCCGCGAGTCCACGAAGGCATGCCGAACCGTATCCCTTCTGGGCCTCGTGGACGACGATCGCGCCGCCTTCGAGTGCAACTTCGGCGGTGGCATCGGTCGAGCCGTTGTCCGCAACAATCACGTAGCCAACCGCAGGCAAGTCTGCCAGCACTAAGGGCAACGAACGTTCCTCGTTGAGCGCCGGAATGACGACTGCGACGCTTGCCAGGTTCGTATTAGGTTGCATTGGTTGTCGTTTTCATAAAATTTGGGTTCCTAACTCAAATGTAACCGGCCACGTTTTTTGAGAACGTGAGCTGTCTCACAGAAGTCAACTATTGGTTCGGAATCGTGCCCGATCCAAATTCGGCTTTTTTTGCTGGCGTGGCTGACACAGCGGTTGGAGCTTGCGAATTCAACGACCAGTCGTAGTCGAAGAAGGCAACCTGTGTTTCACCCCGATTTGCTCGCTCGATGGCCTGCTTCAATTCGGCATCCTGCACTCGTTCGGCCAACCACGGCAAGTATCCTCCCACGTGATCCCAATCCTCTCCATACCAATTCAAAATCGGGCTGAGCCGCAACGTCGCATCGGACGGTTCAAAGTCGACATACAGCGAGCTATTTGCGAATTGAATGCTCTGGTCTTGCAACTGAGCACCAAGCCGGCGGCCGATATACGCTTCGGCGCGAATCGCTGGGCAACTTTTCGCGGCGCACACCAAAGCGACGTGGACGCGTGGTTCGCGGAAACGTTTGCGGATGAGTTCGTGTTCGAGGTGATTTAGACTGATCGTTTGGCCACGCAGAATATGTTCCTTGATGTCAAAGAATTCGTTGTCATCGACTTGAAAGTCCATCACCGAACCGCGAATTTTATGGGTAATCACGCCGTTGATGACAAACGCGTTGTAGGCGTTACAGAACAAGGCCAATTGGTCTGCCGCCGTGGTTAGCTTTTCCGGTTCGGCTTCGGAAAGCTGTCGCAAGTAGGTGCGGAACAAATGGTCCCGGGCCATGCCGTCATAGTCGACCAACCCATTTTCAACGTACGATTTCAACAAGTAATCCCACAACGCGTGGTCGACTCCCGATGCATCAGGATGCGGCGTGGGCTTGGTCGTCAATTGCACCTCGTGGAACGCTTTGGCTGCGACGACGATCGGTACGGAAAACGAGACGATCGCCAACCAGAAAAAGGGGCCGTAATAAGAAGATTTGCTATGTGTCATTGGTAGGTCGCGGTAGTGAGGTTGTTTGATCGAAATGTAGCCTAGGCTTCTAGCTCGGGTTCCCAGACTGGATGCCGGGGCGACGAACAACAGGCAAGTCGCCAAGATGCAAAATCTCCATCGGGCAGCGGACGATACATTCATTGCAGCCGACACAGGGCGAATCGTTCAAAGTGATCGGTTCGCCTTTCAACGCACTCGATTTGATGTCGATGCCCATCTGGCAGTATTGGTTACAGACGTTGCAGTCGATGCACTTGCCTTTCTCGGGAGTGATCTTGAACTGCGACCAACGTCCCCAAAAGTTCATCCAAAACGCCAACGGGCACCACATCCGGCACCACACTCGCTGTCCTAAGAACGGATAGAGCCCAATGGCGACCGCGCCGGCCAACGCCGTTCCAACCCACAAGTTGTATTGGCCTAGCGGTCCTTCGAATCCGTACAGATCAGCGATGGTTGCCACCGTTGCGAGCGCAACAAAGACGAACCCCATCCGCTCCATTTTGCGTGGCGTATCGCCCTTCGGCCCGCGATGGCGAAACCCATTGCCGACCGTTTCCGCGAGCGCGCCGCACGAGCAAATGTACGAACAATAAATCTTTCCCCAGCGAATCGTTACCAGTGGAATCACGATGAAGGTCAGCACAGCAGCCCACACCACGCCCACGACCGCGACCGTATGCCACCAAGCGGGATCGCCGGGGCCGACCGCGGGATCCACCTTGAAAGCGGCCATGTTCAACGGCCACGCATTGAGCGATCGCGTCAGCAGCGGTGTCCACGGGTTGCGACCAATGAATACGGCTAAAAAGGTTGGAATCCCCCACCACAGTGTCCATTGCGTCGCGATGATCGTTAGGTTCCGGCGCCATATCAATCGATGATTTGCCTTGATGGCCCAGTACAAACCGAAGCCAGCGATCGCGGAAAAGTAGATCAGATAATAGAGTCCATACGCATTGCTGAAGTATTTCGGGACAACGTTGTACAGCCAAGTAAAGCCTGGCACGAAATAGGGCCCATCGCCTGCTGCAGATGGATCGAGTGTCAGTACGCTCGGCGCAACAAGCGATCCTGCATACAGCCCCCCCCCCAGGATCAACAGCAAGGTGGAGTGCGGTAGGTTGAACAACGCCGAGTGCCCACGCGCTTGCATATTTCCATTGATCAACTTCAGCGCCAGTAGACAGAGCCAAGCGATCGGCAGAACGGTTCCCACTAGGAACGCGGCGAATCCTAGTTGGGTCGACCCTGCGAGCGACTCCAATCCCCGCAGCAACAGCTTGCCCTCGCCCGCCGCCGCGGGGTGAAAGACAAAGTTCTTGGAGTAGAAATAGACGAAAACGCCGACGAGCAATCCGACGACGGAAAATGCGAGTCGCTTGGCGGTCCAAACGCCGTCCAGTTCCAGCCCCATGTCCATCAGGAAATCAACGGGCGGAAGTGTTCCAATTTGTACGATCACATGATCGTTTGCCACCGTGTGCGTTTGCCCATCGACGTCGATGTCAACCTCGTCGTCACGAATCGCTTTGAGATTACTGCGGTAGAGGATATTGAGTCGACCGTCGCGTTCGGCCTGTTCAATCAACAAACGGTTTTCTTCTTTGGCGCGAAACAGGTCGTCACCGCGATAAGAAAGGGTGACGCGATTGTGTGGCATCAACAGCAGTGCTGCTTCGATCGCCGAGTTCCCTCCGCCGACGACCATGATGTTAGCGTCGTGGTAATCTTCGGGAGTGTGAAGTCGGTAGGTAACCTTTTGAGCGTTGTCGGCACCGGGGCACTCAAGAAGCCGTGCCTGTCCTTGTCGGCCCACTGCGACCAGCACTTGCTGTGTCGGGAACGATTTGCCCGATTTCGTCTCGACCTCGAACCGCCGCTCGCCAACTTTTCGCACGCGGTCAACTTCCGTGTCTTCCTTGATGTGCAACTTTTTCTCGTCAACCAAGCGATTGACGCGAGTGAGAAACTCGTCTTTGTCCAAATCTTCGTCGAACTCGAGCTTGCTTTCGTTGCGCACGAACTGTGGCTCGGCATAGACCTTTTTGCCGGGCGGGAAGCTGCGGACCGTACTGGCAACTTTGTTGCGTTCGAGAACGACGTACTTGAGTCCCCGCTCGTGTGCTTCCATCGCGGCGGACAATCCCGCAGGCCCCGCACCGATGATGACAAGGTCAAGTCGACCATCATCCGACGCGGAATTTTGGTCGAACCTCATCTTCGCGATGACGCTGGCACCCTGGTTCGCGGCCACCTTGACCAGCGGCAATCCCGTGACATCGCCAATCACGTAGATGCCCTTCACGCTGGACTCGTAACGGCCGTTGACGATCGGCAGGATTTCCTGCGGCGGGACCGTCGCAAAATAGGTCGTCTTCTTGCGGTCCGACTTGAGTGCGTTCACAGACATCGTACCTCCTTGTACGGATTGAGATTGATTCGCCGGAATTTGAACGTAGCCTAGGCTTCCAGCCTGCGTTTCGCGGGACTCCCACGCTGGAAGCCTAGGCTGCGGTTTTGCAGCAGTGAAATGATTATGGAATCCATTCCAATGGCTGTCTGTGAAGTGGCTCACCGACGGACGACGGAGAGTGACGTGGCGACTGAAGTAACAACGCCAACACATTATCCGTGAACACGGGATCCGCGGTTAGTTTGCGGTGGCTGGTGTGCAGGAACATGACGCTGGTCCAATGGATGGGTGAAGCGGGGCGTGTTGACACGGCCTCGACGGGCTGTTCGCTCATCAGGGCGCTGTGTCGCGTGGTTGTGTCATCACCGGGCACACTTTTAGCGACTTCCAACTTGCCGGTTTCAGTGTCGACGGACATCACGGCCGGGGTTTCAATTGCGTCGCCAGCGTAGAGATGCAACGTGACTCCCGGTGGCGGCGCCGCCGGAATGTCGAGTGCTTGATGCAATTGCTTGGCTTTGAGCAAGCACTTGCGTTGATGGTCCAACGCAATGCACTCACGTGATTCGCGATCCGCAACCTCCGGCAACAGTTCTTGCAAAACGGCGTCTTGCTGCGGATCGGACAATCCCCATTTCATTTGTCGCCACAACTCGGGATCGTAAAAATCATAGGCTTGATCTGGATCCTGAGCATCGACGAGCGTCTGATGACGCGGACGCGGCAGCATCTGGTAGAGCGACGGCATCGTCCCCAATGCGGCCGGTGGATAGTAGGGAAGTATCCGTGAGAGCTGATGCCCATTGACCAAGTCTCGCAGCGCAAATGCCGATCCGGCATTCGGTGTTCCTATCATGACCAATCGTTCGACGTTACTCGCGCCCCGCCAGTCCAACACAGGCAAGGAACCGTCTTCGGGCAACGGCTGAGAACCATATCGCAAGTAATAGCGTGAGAGCAGGCCGCCGAGGGAATGAGCGACAATGTCGAATTTGATCTCTGCATCGATGATGCCGTAGCGGCTTTCATACTCGGCTCGAATGTACTCACGCTTTTCGCCAATGAATTTATCCAACAACGCGGCGTTCTCCGCGACGTCACGCCGCCAATCGTAGTCGAACTGGAAACAAGTGAAGTGTTCGTCCCCGTAATTGAATTCATCCGCTTTCGGGTGCGAAGGATCGCGATACCCACCCACGCCGAGGGTTTGAAGTATCTGGTTGTAGGCTTGCAGCTCGACCGGGATCCCGAACACACTCAATTCCAAGTAAGCCAGTGTTCCATCGCTGCGAACGCTGTCTCGTAATTGCGATAGCGGAACACCTTGCCCCATTGGCAGCGATACCACGGCAAGGTCGTCCGATTGCTGACGTCCAAAACGAATTCGGTCGTACTTCCCCCAGACGGTTTTGCCGGTCTCATCATCGACCAGCCGCGAACCCAACACTCCCGGGATCACGATCACTGGATTGCGTTCATAGTCGGGCCGCTGTGCCAGCGGGTTGTAGATCGCAGCGAGCGAAGTATTGGGTCGTTGCGTCGCACAACCTGAGGCAAACACAACCAAAACGAACGCGGGCAAAGCGAACGCGGGCAAAGCGAACGCGGGCAACAAGAGCTTGTACGCACGAATGGAATACTGAACAGCCATCATCACATAGAGGCCGCTATTAACCGCCATTCGGATCAACCGATGAGATTCGGTTGCATTGGTAACGACCAAATGCAACGGGTCGCGAGCGAACCAAGCAGTGATGGCGGTCACTACCCAGGCAGCGTGAACGGCATTGTCTTTCGTGCGGATGTAAATCATCGAGGTCGTCCATGACCGATTAAAAGAGACGGTAGCCAAGGCTTCCAGCCTGGGTTTCACGGGGTTCCCAGGCTAGAAGTCTAGGCGACGTTTTCGTGTATCAACGACGTGACGTGCGAGCAGTGGCTTGGTCGTTCAAACCCCAGTCGTAATCAAGATGGGAGACGGAGACCGAGTTTGCGATCGCTGCATCGTAAGCTGCGCGTGAGGGCAAGTAGGGGGCAATCGTGCGGAGTTGGGCGGCTTGGTCGCGACCAAAATCTTCGCCAAACCAATCAAGAATCGACGAGAGCTGGAACCTGCGGCCGGCTGCGTCATATTGAAAGTTGCCTGGGTTAGCGAGGAAGACTTTTGTGTTGATGGTCAGCTGAGTATCCAGTCTCTCCGCCGTGTAAGCCTCGTTCAACAGCCGCGGACAACTGCGTGATGCACAAACGATGGCAAAGTGAATCCGCGGCTCGCCCATCTTTCGCAACACTTCATGCTCCATCTGGTTGAGCGAGTATGGCTTTCCCCCAACCGTCAACAACAAATCATCCCAAATGTTGTAGCCGATCAGTTTCGCGGTGTGATTGCGAATGCTGGTCGTGGGATACTCGCGGAGAATTCCATGAACCGTAACCGCGTTATAGGCGTTGATCCAAAACGCCAACTTCGCTGCCTGGGTCGCCCGAGCACTGGGGTTTGCCGACGAGAGGTGCACCAAGAACGCTTCGAGCGCCCGCACATCGGCAGCGGACTGTTTCCACCCCGTGTAGTTGACGTTTCCGTCTTCATCCACGTAGCGTTTTAGCAAGGCGTCCCAATGGCTTGGGTCGATCTGGTCCATCGAAACTTGCTGGTTCGCAGGCACACTGGCGCCCACCGTTACCTTTGGCCCAGCCGAACATGGGTTCACTAACAGCAGCGAGAGGGCACTAGCAGCCAACGCGATAACGATGTGGGAGGCATTGGGAGTTCTCATTGGGAGTATCCGTTCATTGAGTCAACTGAAATGGGGGCTTCCGTTCTACCATTCGCTATTCAATGGACATCGGAGAGCTCGTTCCGCCCAAGAGTCGCATCCACAGCCTGACGTGTCTGTGAGGCTCAACACATTTGCCGGCGAAACGTGGGGCGGGCACTCATTTGCTAGCCAAGACTTCGCCGGCTCCACCGATCCGATTGCCTTCTCTTAGTGCAACACTTGACTTGGGACGCCGCTGGCAATATCGTCTATCGTGGATAAACGATACAGCTACGCTGGCAACGCAATCGACCAAAGCAATCGACAATGAAACGCTGCGATCGGGCGCTGGTGAAGCCCTCAGCGGATCCGACGGCGGAGGCGTTTGCGAACGTCCAGCAATTCAAAACTCTCGTCGCGGGATGGTGACGACGTTTTTTACCTGCATTTAACGCACTCGGCGATAGTCGATTGCGATGAGAAGGAATGGAAAAGTGACTCAACCACAAGCCTGCCCGGCAGCCGAAAAGGGCATTGGATTCTTTGAGCGTTACCTGACGGTCTGGGTAGGGATTTGCATCGTTGCGGGGATTGCATTGGGCAAGGTTGCTCCTGGAATTGCAAAGTCGCTCGATGGGATGGCGATTTACGTGAACGATGCTCCGGTGATTTCAATCCCGATCGCCATCTGTCTGTTCTTCATGATGTACCCGATCATGGTCAAGATTGACTTCGGTGAAGTGGTCAAAGCTGGCAAGTCGATTCGGCCTGTTAGTTTGACGCTGTTTATCAACTGGGCCATCAAGCCGTTCACGATGTACGCGATCGCCAGTTTCTTTCTGGGCACTCTCTTTCTCGGTTTCATTGGCCCCGATGCCGTTGACTACGTGAAAGCTCCGTTGGGCAGCAATCTTGAGGTGGGATCAACCTACGGTGCTGGCGAGGTGGTCTTGGTCGACGGCGTGAAGATGCTGCAAGTTCCGTTGTGGCGAAGCTACCTGGCCGGTTGCATCTTGCTCGGCATTGCTCCCTGCACGGCGATGGTCTTGGTTTGGGGATTCTTGGCGAAGGGCAACGACGGACACACGCTCGTGATGGTGGCGATCAATTCGCTGACGATGCTTGTTCTGTACGGAGTACTCGGTGGGTTCCTGCTCGGCGTCGGCCAGCTTCCCGTTCCTTGGCAAGCGTTATTGTTGTCGATCGGCGTCTATGTCGCGTTGCCGTTGGTAGCCGGTTACCTGTCACGCAAATGGCTGATCGCGACCAAGGGCGAGGCCTGGTTTCGTGACAAGTTTTTGCATTTCCTAACGCCCGTCACGATCACGGCTCTACTAGCAACGCTCGTGCTGTTGTTTTCATTCAAAGGCGAAACGATCGTTGAAAATCCCCTGACGATTCTGTGGATCGCGATTCCATTGACGATTCAGACGCTAGTGATCTTTGCCCTCGGTTACGGGATCAGCAAAGCGATGGGATTCACTTACGAATCCGCCGCTCCGACCGCGATGATCGGCGCATCGAATCACTTTGAAGTGGCAATCGCGACGGCAACGATGTTGTACGGATTGTCGTCCGGTGCGGCGCTCGCGACTGTGGTGGGCGTGTTGATCGAAGTTCCATTGATGTTGGGCTTGGTCAAGTTTTGCCTCAAGACGAAGGGGTGGTTTCCAGCCGGCTCCTCCGATGGTGCCGGAACCTCCGATGATGATCGAGAAACCGTCCCCAGCAACATATGATCAGCAGCCCGTTAGACGTAACGTCAATCGCGTTTGCCGATTGGACTCAGCGGAACTCGAGCCGCTCTGGAACCATGACCGTCTTGAAGTCGTCGGGTGCGAATGGCCTCCACCCCATGAGCCCACCCGGTGTCTTCCCACGCCACCGCGTCGCAGCGATCGCTAGGCGTCGTGGTCTGCGAAGCATCGTCGCCGTGGGACATCATGTCCATGAAGGGCTTCAGCGCGGGAGACGCGATCGAATACGCGCGGTAGGGAATGGCGGCGAGCTTCACGCC contains:
- a CDS encoding glycosyltransferase family 2 protein codes for the protein MQPNTNLASVAVVIPALNEERSLPLVLADLPAVGYVIVADNGSTDATAEVALEGGAIVVHEAQKGYGSACLRGLAAIAAKIEHGEAPPQIVVFVDADFSDHADMLPELIAPIQSGEADFVLGSRLLGEREPGAMPPQSVYGNKLACFLMRILFGVRYTDLGPFRAIDYAKLCTLGMEDENFGWTIEMQIKAARAGLRHLEIPVPYRNRIGTSKISGTLSGSFKAGYKILYTIARYGMRSRKTQPSSLRVHRRVEA
- a CDS encoding DUF547 domain-containing protein, which gives rise to MTHSKSSYYGPFFWLAIVSFSVPIVVAAKAFHEVQLTTKPTPHPDASGVDHALWDYLLKSYVENGLVDYDGMARDHLFRTYLRQLSEAEPEKLTTAADQLALFCNAYNAFVINGVITHKIRGSVMDFQVDDNEFFDIKEHILRGQTISLNHLEHELIRKRFREPRVHVALVCAAKSCPAIRAEAYIGRRLGAQLQDQSIQFANSSLYVDFEPSDATLRLSPILNWYGEDWDHVGGYLPWLAERVQDAELKQAIERANRGETQVAFFDYDWSLNSQAPTAVSATPAKKAEFGSGTIPNQ
- a CDS encoding NAD(P)-binding domain-containing protein: MSVNALKSDRKKTTYFATVPPQEILPIVNGRYESSVKGIYVIGDVTGLPLVKVAANQGASVIAKMRFDQNSASDDGRLDLVIIGAGPAGLSAAMEAHERGLKYVVLERNKVASTVRSFPPGKKVYAEPQFVRNESKLEFDEDLDKDEFLTRVNRLVDEKKLHIKEDTEVDRVRKVGERRFEVETKSGKSFPTQQVLVAVGRQGQARLLECPGADNAQKVTYRLHTPEDYHDANIMVVGGGNSAIEAALLLMPHNRVTLSYRGDDLFRAKEENRLLIEQAERDGRLNILYRSNLKAIRDDEVDIDVDGQTHTVANDHVIVQIGTLPPVDFLMDMGLELDGVWTAKRLAFSVVGLLVGVFVYFYSKNFVFHPAAAGEGKLLLRGLESLAGSTQLGFAAFLVGTVLPIAWLCLLALKLINGNMQARGHSALFNLPHSTLLLILGGGLYAGSLVAPSVLTLDPSAAGDGPYFVPGFTWLYNVVPKYFSNAYGLYYLIYFSAIAGFGLYWAIKANHRLIWRRNLTIIATQWTLWWGIPTFLAVFIGRNPWTPLLTRSLNAWPLNMAAFKVDPAVGPGDPAWWHTVAVVGVVWAAVLTFIVIPLVTIRWGKIYCSYICSCGALAETVGNGFRHRGPKGDTPRKMERMGFVFVALATVATIADLYGFEGPLGQYNLWVGTALAGAVAIGLYPFLGQRVWCRMWCPLAFWMNFWGRWSQFKITPEKGKCIDCNVCNQYCQMGIDIKSSALKGEPITLNDSPCVGCNECIVRCPMEILHLGDLPVVRRPGIQSGNPS
- a CDS encoding lipase/acyltransferase domain-containing protein, translating into MIYIRTKDNAVHAAWVVTAITAWFARDPLHLVVTNATESHRLIRMAVNSGLYVMMAVQYSIRAYKLLLPAFALPAFALPAFVLVVFASGCATQRPNTSLAAIYNPLAQRPDYERNPVIVIPGVLGSRLVDDETGKTVWGKYDRIRFGRQQSDDLAVVSLPMGQGVPLSQLRDSVRSDGTLAYLELSVFGIPVELQAYNQILQTLGVGGYRDPSHPKADEFNYGDEHFTCFQFDYDWRRDVAENAALLDKFIGEKREYIRAEYESRYGIIDAEIKFDIVAHSLGGLLSRYYLRYGSQPLPEDGSLPVLDWRGASNVERLVMIGTPNAGSAFALRDLVNGHQLSRILPYYPPAALGTMPSLYQMLPRPRHQTLVDAQDPDQAYDFYDPELWRQMKWGLSDPQQDAVLQELLPEVADRESRECIALDHQRKCLLKAKQLHQALDIPAAPPPGVTLHLYAGDAIETPAVMSVDTETGKLEVAKSVPGDDTTTRHSALMSEQPVEAVSTRPASPIHWTSVMFLHTSHRKLTADPVFTDNVLALLLQSPRHSPSSVGEPLHRQPLEWIP
- a CDS encoding DUF547 domain-containing protein is translated as MRTPNASHIVIALAASALSLLLVNPCSAGPKVTVGASVPANQQVSMDQIDPSHWDALLKRYVDEDGNVNYTGWKQSAADVRALEAFLVHLSSANPSARATQAAKLAFWINAYNAVTVHGILREYPTTSIRNHTAKLIGYNIWDDLLLTVGGKPYSLNQMEHEVLRKMGEPRIHFAIVCASRSCPRLLNEAYTAERLDTQLTINTKVFLANPGNFQYDAAGRRFQLSSILDWFGEDFGRDQAAQLRTIAPYLPSRAAYDAAIANSVSVSHLDYDWGLNDQATARTSRR
- the arsB gene encoding ACR3 family arsenite efflux transporter, whose protein sequence is MTQPQACPAAEKGIGFFERYLTVWVGICIVAGIALGKVAPGIAKSLDGMAIYVNDAPVISIPIAICLFFMMYPIMVKIDFGEVVKAGKSIRPVSLTLFINWAIKPFTMYAIASFFLGTLFLGFIGPDAVDYVKAPLGSNLEVGSTYGAGEVVLVDGVKMLQVPLWRSYLAGCILLGIAPCTAMVLVWGFLAKGNDGHTLVMVAINSLTMLVLYGVLGGFLLGVGQLPVPWQALLLSIGVYVALPLVAGYLSRKWLIATKGEAWFRDKFLHFLTPVTITALLATLVLLFSFKGETIVENPLTILWIAIPLTIQTLVIFALGYGISKAMGFTYESAAPTAMIGASNHFEVAIATATMLYGLSSGAALATVVGVLIEVPLMLGLVKFCLKTKGWFPAGSSDGAGTSDDDRETVPSNI